The region AAGAATGCTTGATGATATTTTACATGCAATTAAAGGAAATATAACAATTATGGAGGTGTGTGGAACGCACACCATGTCAATATTTAAAAATGGTATCAGAAGCTTACTTCCTAAAAATATAAGCATGATATCAGGACCGGGTTGTCCCGTATGTGTGACTGAACAGGGTTTCATAGATACAGCTACTAAGCTTTGTAGAAATGATGATATAATAATTGCATCATTTGGAGATATGATGAAAGTTCCAGGAACAAGTAGCTCACTTAAAATCGAGAAAGCATTAGGAAGAGATATTAAAGTAGTACTTTCCCCTCTTGATTGTCTTAATATTGCAAAACAGAATCCAAATAAAGAAGTAGTATTTTTAGCAATAGGATTTGAAACAACAGCTCCAATAATAGCTTTGAGTATTTATAAAGCTAAGAAAGAAAATATAAATAATTATAGTATATTACAATCAATAAAAACAATGCCGGATGTTTTAAGACATATAGCATCAAATGAAGAGGTTAATATTGATGGTTTTTTATGTCCAGGACACGTTAGTACTGTTATAGGAGTTAAACCTTTTGAATTTTTAGTTAAAGAATTTAATTTGCCTGCAGTTATAGCTGGATTTGAATACTGCGATATTATAGGAGCGATATATTTTATAGTTGATATGATAGCAAAAAAAGAGTATAAAGTGAAGAATATATACGAAAGGATTGTTAAATACGAGGGAAACAAAAAAGCACTAGCTATTATTGATGAGGTATTTAATCCTGCTGACAGTACATGGAGAGGTCTTGGAAATATAAAAAATACAGGCTTTAAATTAAAGGATAATTATAAAAATTTTGATGCAGTTTCTAAGTTAAATATAAAAATGGTGCAATCGTACATTCATAAAGACTGTATATGTGGTGAAATACTAAAAGGTTTAAAAAAGCCTACAGAGTGTAAGTTGTTTGCTAAAGTTTGCAGTCCTTTAAATCCAATAGGAGCATGCATGATTTCTCAGGAAGGAACTTGTAATACGTATTATAAATATGAAGCAAGATAAGGAGTGTTGTCATGGATATAATTACCCTAGCACATGGAAGCGGCGGAAAAGCAACTCATAGTCTAATAAAAGATGTATTTTACAAGCATTTCAAAAACGATATATTATTACAGCAAAAAGATTCTGGTATCCTTCAAAACTTAAATGGTAAAATTGCAGTAACAACAGATTCATTTGTTGTGAAACCAATATTTTTTCATGGTGGAGATATAGGAAAATTATCTGTATGCGGAACAGTAAATGATTTAGCAGTGTGTGGAGCTAAACCATTGTATATTACAGTTGGTTTTATAATAGAGGAAGGATTAAAAATAGATGTATTAGAAAAAATAACTAAATCAATGGCTAAAACAGCAGAAAAAACTGAAATAAAAATTGTTGCTGGAGATACTAAAGTTGTTGAAAAAGGAAAAGCAGATAAAATATTTATAAATACAACAGGAATTGGGTTAATAGAAGATAATCAGATTGATCTGAGCATAAATAGAATCAAAGAAGGAGATAAAGTAATATTGAGTGGGACATTAGGAGATCATGGCATGTGCATAATGAACAGTAGAGGAGAGTTAGGTTTAGATGCATATATAAAAAGCGACTGCTGTTTACTTAATACATTGATAAGAGATATATTAAAAATAAGTAAAAATATCAAATTCATGAGAGATCCTACCAGAGGAGGATTAGCTACTACATTAAATGAAATAATCGAAAATAGCAATAATAGTATTGTTTTGAATGAAGGCGATATACCGATTAAAAAGAAAGTAATGAGTATGTGTGAATTATTAGGGTTTGATCCTTTATACGTAGCAAATGAAGGTAAAATTGTAGTCATAGTATCTGATAATGATGCTGATATAGTGCTTAAAATAATGAGAAAAAATCCATTAGGAAAAGATTCTAAAATAATTGGCAGGGTTATAAATGATGGTAATAATAGAGTTTATTTAAAAACAGAAATAGGCGGAACAAGGATGTTAAATATGCTTTCAGGAGAATTGTTACCAAGAATATGCTAAACATAGGGACTAACTCAAATATTTTGAGAGGTCCCTTTTGTTTAGTGAAGAACCCAATCTAGGTGTAAGTCGGATTATTCCTAGAAACGAATTGAGTAACAGTTTCATTACATTAATTCCTTTTTAGTTAATACATATAGAATAATAAATCCTACAATAATAAAAACAATAGTAAAAATAGCTTCATAAAGTAAATTCATTTAAAACACTCCAATAACAAATTTTAATAATCTTGCTCTTTTAAGAATAGTATTCTCAAATTAGTATCAAAATAATATAAAATTCATACAGGAGTTGATTCTAAGTGGAATTATATATAGAGATTATCATTCAGACATTTTTATCTTTTTTTGCAATATTGTTTATTGCTAGACTCTTAGGAAGACAGCAGATATCTCAGTTAGCTTTTCATGAGTATGTAAATGGTATAACCTTTGGTTCAATAGCAGGAACATTAGCAACTGATCTTGATAATAATACGATGCAGCATTTTGTAGGACTTGTTTTATTTGGTCTGCTTACATGGTTAATTACAATGATTTCATTAAAGAACAGAACCTTTAGAAAAGTAGTGGAAGGCGAACCTATATTAGTAATACAAAATGGGAAAATACTAGAAAAAAATTTACAGCGAGCTCGGTATAACGTAGATGAAATTAATGTACTGTTGAGGCAGAATAATTGTTTATCACCAAAAGATGTTGAGTTTGGAATATTAGAAGCAAATGGAAAGTTAAGTGTTTTCACACAAAATGATAAAAAAACTGTAACATTAGGAGATCTAAATATAATATCTAAAGCTGAAAGCATACCCACAGAATTAATTATAGGAGGACAGATCATATACGAAAATTTAAGAAAAAGAAAATTAAGTGGTAAAGATATAATAAATAGGCTTAAAAAGTTTGGAGTAAAAAGAATCGAAGAAGTGATGTATGCAAGTATAGATGAAAATGGAAAGATGTATGTTGATAAATATGAAGATAAATTGGAATTAGAAAACAGTGTTGATTTTAGTGAAGATAATAAGGGGGTATAAGTATATTTTTAAATATTTATACTTAACCATAAATATTAAACTATAGTAACAAATATTATATAATTCTAACAAAATTATTGAGATTAAATATAAAAAAATTAACTGATAAATACATACAAGATAAATATGCTGTGTGTATTTATTTTTTTGAGCTTATTTTTACTAATTTTTGATTATATTATACGAAAAATACAGTAGATAAATATACAATAGCAGTGTTTAATATTAAATAACATTCGACATATTAACATGTATTTCATTTTAATTTCTAATATTTTTTAGAGAGAAAATATATTGATTTTGAGTAAAAATTACCATATAGAAATAATTGAAATAGAAATAGTTAAATTGTAACACACAAGGTGAGTTTAAAATAATTTAAAGACAATAGTAATATATCTCAAAATATATCAAATAATGACGAACGAAAAATAATAAAAAAAAAGGGAATTAGCATTTATTTAACAAATTAATATAATATATTACAAAAAAGAAATATATATTGTAGCAAAATATATAAATATGTAAAATAAATAATTATATGGGTATTAAAATATAAAAAGTAAACAATTCTATAAAAATTAAAATAATACATAAATTACAAATTAGAATTAAAACCCAATTACACAAATTTCAAATTATAGGTTACAAAATTTTATAAATAAATATAACTAACAAACTAAGGTATCAAGAATATATAAATATCATGAAAACAAACATAATTTGACGGTATCAAACTTTTGATTCGTGTTGAAAGTAATTAAGAAAATTTAAATTAATATCAATACAAATATAATCAAGGAGGTATAATATGTTAAAGCACAAAAGTAAGACTAGTGAAAATCTAGTAGAATGTTTACAAGAAATTAGTATTAAAAATTCCTCAAAAGGCATTACTTTTATTCAAAATGATGAGGAAGATTTCTTATCTTATAGTGAACTCTATGATAAAGCATTGATGACACTTAATGAATTACAGAAAAAAAATATAAAACCGGGCGATGAATTAGTATTCCAACTAGATGAGAATAAAGAATTATTAATAATTTTTTGGGCATGTTTATTAGGTGGCATTATACCAATTACTACTACTGTGGCAGCTAATGAAGCAAGTAAAACAAAACTTTCTAAAATATGGGGAAAATTAAATAACCCTTATTTAATAACTAGCAAAAAAGCATATGAAAAACTTAAGAAGAATACTTTTGTTAGTTTGAAAGCAGTTTCTAATATTGATATTGAATCAAGAATAATGCTAAGTGATATTATAAATGTAAATAAAAAAAATGGCGTTATACATGAAATACATCCTGATGATATTGCATATATACAATTTTCTTCTGGTTCAACAGGTGACCCTAAAGGTGTTGTTTTAACACATGAAAACGTGTTAACTAATTTAGAAACAATAGCAAAGGCTTTTGAAGTAACAAATGATGATTGTGTGCTAGGATGGATGCCATTAACACATACTTTTGGTCTTCTTGTGTTTCATATACTTCCTTTGACAATTGGTTTTAATCAAATAATAATGCCTACTAATACTTTTATAAAGACTCCATTGCAATGGATGGATAAAGCTCACGAACATAAGGCAACTTCACTAGCTTGTCCTAAT is a window of Abyssisolibacter fermentans DNA encoding:
- the hypD gene encoding hydrogenase formation protein HypD; its protein translation is MKYIKEFRNPNLAKRMLDDILHAIKGNITIMEVCGTHTMSIFKNGIRSLLPKNISMISGPGCPVCVTEQGFIDTATKLCRNDDIIIASFGDMMKVPGTSSSLKIEKALGRDIKVVLSPLDCLNIAKQNPNKEVVFLAIGFETTAPIIALSIYKAKKENINNYSILQSIKTMPDVLRHIASNEEVNIDGFLCPGHVSTVIGVKPFEFLVKEFNLPAVIAGFEYCDIIGAIYFIVDMIAKKEYKVKNIYERIVKYEGNKKALAIIDEVFNPADSTWRGLGNIKNTGFKLKDNYKNFDAVSKLNIKMVQSYIHKDCICGEILKGLKKPTECKLFAKVCSPLNPIGACMISQEGTCNTYYKYEAR
- the hypE gene encoding hydrogenase expression/formation protein HypE; this translates as MDIITLAHGSGGKATHSLIKDVFYKHFKNDILLQQKDSGILQNLNGKIAVTTDSFVVKPIFFHGGDIGKLSVCGTVNDLAVCGAKPLYITVGFIIEEGLKIDVLEKITKSMAKTAEKTEIKIVAGDTKVVEKGKADKIFINTTGIGLIEDNQIDLSINRIKEGDKVILSGTLGDHGMCIMNSRGELGLDAYIKSDCCLLNTLIRDILKISKNIKFMRDPTRGGLATTLNEIIENSNNSIVLNEGDIPIKKKVMSMCELLGFDPLYVANEGKIVVIVSDNDADIVLKIMRKNPLGKDSKIIGRVINDGNNRVYLKTEIGGTRMLNMLSGELLPRIC
- a CDS encoding YetF domain-containing protein, producing the protein MELYIEIIIQTFLSFFAILFIARLLGRQQISQLAFHEYVNGITFGSIAGTLATDLDNNTMQHFVGLVLFGLLTWLITMISLKNRTFRKVVEGEPILVIQNGKILEKNLQRARYNVDEINVLLRQNNCLSPKDVEFGILEANGKLSVFTQNDKKTVTLGDLNIISKAESIPTELIIGGQIIYENLRKRKLSGKDIINRLKKFGVKRIEEVMYASIDENGKMYVDKYEDKLELENSVDFSEDNKGV